A stretch of DNA from Ranitomeya variabilis isolate aRanVar5 chromosome 1, aRanVar5.hap1, whole genome shotgun sequence:
gctggaatcggggccTATGCCTCtacatcgtgctgctctcagattacatagcaaaaacccagCGATAAATTGAATCCCGGACTCCAGCAAtatgctgcttgctgtcattttgatacaatcacagttttctattctgcagagctcagaatgctgagctctgtattacccTGTTCCCATCACTGATTGGTAACTTTCTGAgtacactgcataggcagcaaGCTTCCAATCAGTAGGATTACACATCTCAGGAGGACAACATGGCACGAgatacctagtcctgtagtgataatctcctgctgataaaacactgatgttaTAGAATCAACAGCAGAAAGCcttgtaagtgacacatcactaggatcagggtctctgcccctacattatgctgccctcagaCATGTTCAGATAATGCTCTGAAAGAAAATCTGCAAAAGTAATTTGATTTGCACACAGATTCCATGGAGAGTCCACATAGGTTCCAAACAGAATCCGCCTTAAGAATATATACGTcgcttccttttttttccccaaagttcAGATTTCAAATCCAATCATGGAGAAATCCACAATTTTAGGTAGAGAAATGTCAGACCGGTACAAAGAATAGACCATGACATGTCTCCTCTGTTCTTAGATCAGCGCTGATGGATACGAAGTGGAGAATCTGGTCTCCGAAGATCTGGCGAAAAGGAACCGAGGCTTTCGCTGTGAATATTTCATTAAGCCTCCGATACACATCACCTTCTCCTTCCCCTTTAACCTAGATATATGTAGGATTAATATTGACACCTCCTCGGGGGGGCACCAGCACTTTTCAGGAATGGACATATATACAGCTACCTCCACCAACAAAATGTCTAGTACTAACCACGAGGTGAACCAGCCGGCTTCGGTCGGCCAGGCACCGGGCAAAGAAGTCTTTACTTTGGTGGGAAAAGTTGTGCTAAAAAATCAAAGCAAGGCTACTTTCAATAACCGGGGCTTCAAGCCTAGACACCCGTTCCATCAGACCGATAACGTGATGTCCTACCATGGCTCGTCTTGCCAAGATCTGTGGAACAAGGGGCTGCACTCACTAAGTAATGTTGGCCACCTGAAGATCTGCATAACGCATGTGGCCGGGGGGACGCCTTGTAGTATAAAGAGGGTGGAGGTGTGGGGGCAGCCGGCAAAGACTTGCCCCAAGGAACTGGTGGAGAGTGTCTACCAAATCGCTTGCCTGAGTCTTCCCCATGGCTTTGGGCAGCAACGTCCGGCGTCGCCAATGGAAAGCAACTCGGAAAACACACAGCACAGCCTGAGCGAGCTCGCCAATATTCTCCAAGATGTCCCCGAGGAGTTCCTGGACCCAATTACACTGGAGATCATGACTTTCCCCATAGTCCTTCCATCGGGGAAAGTCATCGACCAAGGCACACTTGACAAATGCAACCAAAGTGAAGCGTCGTGGGGCAGGATGCCAAGTGACCCGTTTACGGGTGTGCCGTACACCGCACACTCCCAGCCTCTCCCGCATCCTTCACTCAAAGCTAGGATAGACTACTTCCTCCTACAGCACAATATTCCCGGCTCCAATCTCCTGGGAAGAGCGCGAGTCGGCGCCCCAGTGACTGCTTCCGCTATCACTTTGTCCTCCATGAAGAGGAAAGTGGAGTGGATGGAGGATTCGGCCAACGATGGCGATAAGGTAGACACCTACTTTTCGGCAGTGAGTGGCCTCTCTTCTACCTCAGCGATCGGCATGAAAAAGATGAAGATGGAGAATGACAGTCGCACGTCACAGATGGATTGCTCCAATTCAGGTACTCCTAACGCTGGCTATTTCTAAAGGGTAAAGTAGGAATCAGTCGTCAATACCTGATCGGGGGAGGTGCGATACTCGTCATCCTCACCGATCAGCTGTTTTCCGATGCTGGAGACTCCTGTCAACTGTGTAGTGGCCGTGCTGCAGATCCACCGTTATTCATTGTGCAGGACCTGGCCACAGCCACTATACAGTTTACGGAGCTGTGCTGTTCAGTTCCAGAACTGATCACATCAGGGCTGATCTTCAGGGGTGATGGGTTTCGTACCCCCACCAATTTGATGTCCCAGACCCTCAATATAAAagtactggacagcccctttaagaaaaCTGCCAAACTGGGGTAGGGAAACTCATAGTACATGCAGTGCTCTGtgggaaataaaatatgcaaatagGAAGAGAACAAGGACTCTAGCGACACCaattggaagtagaaatcctagAAGACAATATCCACTGTTTTAAAGAAACTTTGTCACATGACTTGTAGATATAAAGCCAAACCAGAACCTCCACTTGTATATAGGTTTTACATCGTTCTTACCCGTCAGTATAAAGTGGTTGTGTGAAGGAGAGGACGTTAATGGGGATCTAAAAGGCAATGGCCAAAACTAAGGCACCAGCAACCCATGCTAACAAAATTACGGCAGTGAAGACCCTGGTAGACTTATCcaggcttgcacaagattgatcttcctacagatcattcatccatcaattCACCGTGGCTTGTGGCCAAGCTGAAGGCCGATAAATCCATAATAGGGAATGTTTCTCCTGATGGAGACCACCATATTAGTGCAGGAAGAACTATAAACCTCGCAATGTTCCCTCAGAAATACAGTATTCAAATAGCCTCTACATATAGGACAAGAACAGAGGCTTAACTGGGAAGTGGCAATTCAATTTGGGGACCACCTTAGTAGACGTATCATCGGATCAATCGTGGACAGTTTTTTGCTCTCATTTTATTCCTGCTACTCTcctgagtattgttttttttttattcaccatacagttccagagatcaaGACCTtttatatttagtgctaatttttatggtcaccAGCTCCTCGGGGGCGTCAATCGGCTGCTCTGCTTTATTACCCAGTGAGCACCGCTCTTTTGTTAAGAGCATACAAAGTAGCAATAAATTAAAATCTCTGGAACTATGTggaatttaacaaaaaaatgtgcAGAATAGTCGGGGTCAgccggaattaaaaaaaaaagagcaaaaatggCCACTTCCAAACTTTGACCCTTCTATCCTCTGTCGAAGTCCTCTCACACAGCCAACCATACTCCTACGTTGCACTGATGAGACAGCTGTCTGAAGATGGCGGACTGCTTGTTCTGGAGAAAATTCCGGTCTGGTTTTACTTCCTTATTCATGTGAAATGAAGGATCTTTAAATGGTGGATAAGTGGCACTAGAGACCCTTTTCCTCTGTGAGGAAGCTTCTCGACACTGGAGAAAGTTGGCCAATGTCCAGCGCTGTGAGAGAAGGGGACTAGCTTCTCATTTCGGTAGCGAAGGATGATCCTTTGTCAACACTGGAGCGTGCCGACACAGAAAACTTTCTCCTGTGTCGAGAAGAAGCTGAAAATGGCCCAGCCCCAAGCTGGGACCACCATTAAATCTGACCATTGGAGCAGCTT
This window harbors:
- the UBOX5 gene encoding RING finger protein 37 isoform X1, translated to MHKATFIMSLLVLLRGDLTLYCAKMVVNLCLPQFKPRVFCNKISADGYEVENLVSEDLAKRNRGFRCEYFIKPPIHITFSFPFNLDICRINIDTSSGGHQHFSGMDIYTATSTNKMSSTNHEVNQPASVGQAPGKEVFTLVGKVVLKNQSKATFNNRGFKPRHPFHQTDNVMSYHGSSCQDLWNKGLHSLSNVGHLKICITHVAGGTPCSIKRVEVWGQPAKTCPKELVESVYQIACLSLPHGFGQQRPASPMESNSENTQHSLSELANILQDVPEEFLDPITLEIMTFPIVLPSGKVIDQGTLDKCNQSEASWGRMPSDPFTGVPYTAHSQPLPHPSLKARIDYFLLQHNIPGSNLLGRARVGAPVTASAITLSSMKRKVEWMEDSANDGDKVDTYFSAVSGLSSTSAIGMKKMKMENDSRTSQMDCSNSESISHEQRLTQSLDQALTSALGSMPSYTARFMKSQQPGFHMESAGSPRWTTASTFTEHARSGADQGCASCLRTFSAYSKTEPIYQLSCSHLMCRPCLAETQKALSIVCRNCNRTVATRDVLRVHL
- the UBOX5 gene encoding RING finger protein 37 isoform X2; this encodes MVVNLCLPQFKPRVFCNKISADGYEVENLVSEDLAKRNRGFRCEYFIKPPIHITFSFPFNLDICRINIDTSSGGHQHFSGMDIYTATSTNKMSSTNHEVNQPASVGQAPGKEVFTLVGKVVLKNQSKATFNNRGFKPRHPFHQTDNVMSYHGSSCQDLWNKGLHSLSNVGHLKICITHVAGGTPCSIKRVEVWGQPAKTCPKELVESVYQIACLSLPHGFGQQRPASPMESNSENTQHSLSELANILQDVPEEFLDPITLEIMTFPIVLPSGKVIDQGTLDKCNQSEASWGRMPSDPFTGVPYTAHSQPLPHPSLKARIDYFLLQHNIPGSNLLGRARVGAPVTASAITLSSMKRKVEWMEDSANDGDKVDTYFSAVSGLSSTSAIGMKKMKMENDSRTSQMDCSNSESISHEQRLTQSLDQALTSALGSMPSYTARFMKSQQPGFHMESAGSPRWTTASTFTEHARSGADQGCASCLRTFSAYSKTEPIYQLSCSHLMCRPCLAETQKALSIVCRNCNRTVATRDVLRVHL